Proteins from a single region of Strix aluco isolate bStrAlu1 chromosome 5, bStrAlu1.hap1, whole genome shotgun sequence:
- the L3MBTL2 gene encoding lethal(3)malignant brain tumor-like protein 2 isoform X3: protein MEQDRGESVSTLCHKTSSLERMEEEGNEDEEEEEDELDIFGGYDSFRGYNSSMGSDSSSCLDESSDDEVADREAGELPTSPVPQLSTGRLTEDSGSEPAVCEMCGIVGTREAFFSKTKRFCSVSCSRSYSSNSKKASILARLQGKPPTKKAKVLHKAAWSAKIGAFLHSQGTGQLADGTLTGQDALVLGFDWGKYLQEHGFKAAPVSCFKHVPLFDQWDDVVKGMKVEVLNNDAVLPSRVYWIASVIQTVGYRALLRYEGFENDAGHDFWCNLGTVDIHPIGWCAINSKILVPPQTIHAKYTDWRSYLMKKLVGARTIPVDFHIKMAESMKYPFRQGMRVEVVDKICVSRTRMAVVDTVIGGRLRLLYEDGYSDDDFWCHMWSPLIHPVGWSRRVGHSMKRAEEKRSDMVNHPTFRKIYCDAVPYLFKKVRAVYAEGGWFEEGMKLEAIDPLNLGNICVATVCKVLLDGYLMISIDGTMSDDGSDWFCYHASSHAIFPVNFCQKNSIELTPPKGHDAKTFNWESYLEETKARPVPARLFNTDCPNHGFKAGMKVEAVDLMEPRLICVATVKRVVHRLLSIHFDGWDNEYDQWVDCESPDIYPVGWCELTGYQLQPPVVPEPTTPVKAKEVPKKKRKPYGKKRKKLPAKTCNMKQTVKKPTLKTKREAKAASKALPEPAPDEIIAVQVKEETIDPSVEFGTTELPVPISSIKQEVSD, encoded by the exons ATGGAACAGGATCGTGGGGAG tcagtGTCTACCTTGTGCCACAAAACTTCATCTTTGGAGCggatggaggaggaaggcaatgaggatgaggaggaggaggaggatgagttGGACATCTTTGGGGGTTATGACAGCTTCCGGGGCTACAACAGCAGCATGGGCAGTGACAGCAGCTCCTGTCTGGATGAATCTAGTGATGATGAGGTGGCAGACCGGGAAGCTGGAGAGCTTCCAACCTCTCCTGTGCCCCAGCTGTCCACAGGCCGGCTCACAGAGGACAGTGGCTCCGAGCCAG CTGTGTGCGAGATGTGTGGGATTGTGGGTACCAGGGAGGCTTTCTTCTCCAAGACCAAACGTTTCTGCAGTGTCTCCTGCTCCAGAAGCTACTCCTCAAACTCCAAGAAGGCCAGCATCCTGGCCAGACTGCAG GGGAAGCCACCAACGAAGAAAGCTAAAGTTCTGCACAAGGCAGCCTGGTCGGCCAAGATCGGGGCCTTCCTCCATTCGCAGGGTACAGGGCAGCTGGCAGATGGGACACTGACAGGCCAAGATG CACTTGTCCTGGGCTTTGACTGGGGAAAGTACCTGCAGGAGCACGGCTTCAAGGCAGCTCCTGTCAGCTGCTTCAAACAC GTGCCACTCTTTGATCAGTGGGATGATGTGGTGAAAGGTATGAAAGTGGAAGTGCTGAACAATGATGCCGTGCTCCCCAGCCGTGTGTACTGGATTGCATCCGTCATCCAGACTGTAG GGTACAGGGCCCTTCTGCGATACGAGGGCTTTGAGAATGATGCTGGCCATGATTTCTGGTGCAATTTGGGCACAGTGGATATTCACCCCATTGGCTGGTGTGCCATCAACAGCAAAATCTTGGTACCACCACAAA CTATCCATGCCAAGTACACTGACTGGAGAAGTTACCTCATGAAAAAACTGGTGGGAGCCAGGACCATCCCTGTGGATTTCCACATCAAG ATGGCGGAGAGCATGAAGTACCCGTTCCGGCAGGGCATGCGCGTGGAGGTCGTGGATAAGATCTGTGTGTCCCGGACGCGCATGGCAGTGGTGGACACTGTGATTGGGGGCAGATTGAGACTCCTCTATGAGGATGGCTACAGCGATGATGACTTCTGGTGCCACATGTGGAGTCCCCTCATCCATCCTGTAGGCTGGTCACGGAGAGTGGGCCACAGCATGAAGAGGGCAG aagaaaaacgAAGTGACATGGTAAACCATCCCACCTTCCGGAAGATTTACTGTGATGCTGTCCCCTATCTGTTTAAGAAG GTACGAGCTGTCTATGCTGAAGGTGGATGGTTTGAGGAAGGCATGAAACTGGAGGCCATTGACCCCCTGAATCTGGGCAACATTTGTGTGGCCACTGTTTGCAAG GTCCTCTTGGACGGGTATCTCATGATCAGCATTGATGGAACCATGTCTGATGATGGCTCTGACTGGTTCTGCTATCATGCCTCCTCGCACGCCATCTTCCCTGTCAACTTCTGTCAGAAGAACAGCATTGAACTGACCCCTCCAAAAG GGCATGATGCAAAGACCTTCAACTGGGAAAGTTACCTGGAAGAGACTAAAGCAAGACCTGTTCCAGCACGGCTCTTCAACACA GACTGCCCAAACCATGGCTTCAAGGCAGGCATGAAGGTGGAAGCAGTGGACCTGATGGAGCCCCGACTCATCTGCGTGGCCACAGTGAAACGTGTAGTCCACCGTCTCCTTAGCATCCATTTTGATGGCTGGGACAATGAGTATGACCAGTGGGTGGACTGTGAGTCTCCAGACATTTATCCTGTGGGGTGGTGCGAGCTGACAGGCTACCAGCTTCAACCACCTGTTGTTCCAG AGCCCACAACTCCAGTGAAGGCCAAGGAGGTGCCCAAGAAGAAGAGGAAACCCTATGGAAAGAAGA gaaaaaagttACCTGCCAAAACCTGCAACATGAAACAGACTGTCAAGAAGCCTACCCTGAAGACAAAACGAGAAGCAAAAGCTGCCAGCAAGGCTTTGCCAGAGCCAGCACCTGATGAGA TCATTGCAGTGCAGGTGAAAGAAGAAACCATTGACCCCTCGGTAGAGTTTGGAACCACAGAGCTTCCTGTTCCCATCAGCAGCATTAAGCAGGAGGTCTCAGACTGA
- the L3MBTL2 gene encoding lethal(3)malignant brain tumor-like protein 2 isoform X2 has product MCFFLRSSGFQMPGVLSEDVDLQETNSVFREQPGYLGSVLCESQGGCGEAESVSTLCHKTSSLERMEEEGNEDEEEEEDELDIFGGYDSFRGYNSSMGSDSSSCLDESSDDEVADREAGELPTSPVPQLSTGRLTEDSGSEPAVCEMCGIVGTREAFFSKTKRFCSVSCSRSYSSNSKKASILARLQGKPPTKKAKVLHKAAWSAKIGAFLHSQGTGQLADGTLTGQDALVLGFDWGKYLQEHGFKAAPVSCFKHVPLFDQWDDVVKGMKVEVLNNDAVLPSRVYWIASVIQTVGYRALLRYEGFENDAGHDFWCNLGTVDIHPIGWCAINSKILVPPQTIHAKYTDWRSYLMKKLVGARTIPVDFHIKMAESMKYPFRQGMRVEVVDKICVSRTRMAVVDTVIGGRLRLLYEDGYSDDDFWCHMWSPLIHPVGWSRRVGHSMKRAEEKRSDMVNHPTFRKIYCDAVPYLFKKVRAVYAEGGWFEEGMKLEAIDPLNLGNICVATVCKVLLDGYLMISIDGTMSDDGSDWFCYHASSHAIFPVNFCQKNSIELTPPKGHDAKTFNWESYLEETKARPVPARLFNTDCPNHGFKAGMKVEAVDLMEPRLICVATVKRVVHRLLSIHFDGWDNEYDQWVDCESPDIYPVGWCELTGYQLQPPVVPGKKLPAKTCNMKQTVKKPTLKTKREAKAASKALPEPAPDEIIAVQVKEETIDPSVEFGTTELPVPISSIKQEVSD; this is encoded by the exons ATGTGCTTTTTTTTGAGGAGTTCAGGCTTTCAGATGCCAGGAGTGCTGTCTGAAGATGTGGATCTGCAGGAGACCAACTCTGTCTTCAGGGAACAACCTGGGTACCTTGGGTCTGTTTTGTGTGAAAGCCAGGGAGGATGTGGTGAGGCAGAA tcagtGTCTACCTTGTGCCACAAAACTTCATCTTTGGAGCggatggaggaggaaggcaatgaggatgaggaggaggaggaggatgagttGGACATCTTTGGGGGTTATGACAGCTTCCGGGGCTACAACAGCAGCATGGGCAGTGACAGCAGCTCCTGTCTGGATGAATCTAGTGATGATGAGGTGGCAGACCGGGAAGCTGGAGAGCTTCCAACCTCTCCTGTGCCCCAGCTGTCCACAGGCCGGCTCACAGAGGACAGTGGCTCCGAGCCAG CTGTGTGCGAGATGTGTGGGATTGTGGGTACCAGGGAGGCTTTCTTCTCCAAGACCAAACGTTTCTGCAGTGTCTCCTGCTCCAGAAGCTACTCCTCAAACTCCAAGAAGGCCAGCATCCTGGCCAGACTGCAG GGGAAGCCACCAACGAAGAAAGCTAAAGTTCTGCACAAGGCAGCCTGGTCGGCCAAGATCGGGGCCTTCCTCCATTCGCAGGGTACAGGGCAGCTGGCAGATGGGACACTGACAGGCCAAGATG CACTTGTCCTGGGCTTTGACTGGGGAAAGTACCTGCAGGAGCACGGCTTCAAGGCAGCTCCTGTCAGCTGCTTCAAACAC GTGCCACTCTTTGATCAGTGGGATGATGTGGTGAAAGGTATGAAAGTGGAAGTGCTGAACAATGATGCCGTGCTCCCCAGCCGTGTGTACTGGATTGCATCCGTCATCCAGACTGTAG GGTACAGGGCCCTTCTGCGATACGAGGGCTTTGAGAATGATGCTGGCCATGATTTCTGGTGCAATTTGGGCACAGTGGATATTCACCCCATTGGCTGGTGTGCCATCAACAGCAAAATCTTGGTACCACCACAAA CTATCCATGCCAAGTACACTGACTGGAGAAGTTACCTCATGAAAAAACTGGTGGGAGCCAGGACCATCCCTGTGGATTTCCACATCAAG ATGGCGGAGAGCATGAAGTACCCGTTCCGGCAGGGCATGCGCGTGGAGGTCGTGGATAAGATCTGTGTGTCCCGGACGCGCATGGCAGTGGTGGACACTGTGATTGGGGGCAGATTGAGACTCCTCTATGAGGATGGCTACAGCGATGATGACTTCTGGTGCCACATGTGGAGTCCCCTCATCCATCCTGTAGGCTGGTCACGGAGAGTGGGCCACAGCATGAAGAGGGCAG aagaaaaacgAAGTGACATGGTAAACCATCCCACCTTCCGGAAGATTTACTGTGATGCTGTCCCCTATCTGTTTAAGAAG GTACGAGCTGTCTATGCTGAAGGTGGATGGTTTGAGGAAGGCATGAAACTGGAGGCCATTGACCCCCTGAATCTGGGCAACATTTGTGTGGCCACTGTTTGCAAG GTCCTCTTGGACGGGTATCTCATGATCAGCATTGATGGAACCATGTCTGATGATGGCTCTGACTGGTTCTGCTATCATGCCTCCTCGCACGCCATCTTCCCTGTCAACTTCTGTCAGAAGAACAGCATTGAACTGACCCCTCCAAAAG GGCATGATGCAAAGACCTTCAACTGGGAAAGTTACCTGGAAGAGACTAAAGCAAGACCTGTTCCAGCACGGCTCTTCAACACA GACTGCCCAAACCATGGCTTCAAGGCAGGCATGAAGGTGGAAGCAGTGGACCTGATGGAGCCCCGACTCATCTGCGTGGCCACAGTGAAACGTGTAGTCCACCGTCTCCTTAGCATCCATTTTGATGGCTGGGACAATGAGTATGACCAGTGGGTGGACTGTGAGTCTCCAGACATTTATCCTGTGGGGTGGTGCGAGCTGACAGGCTACCAGCTTCAACCACCTGTTGTTCCAG gaaaaaagttACCTGCCAAAACCTGCAACATGAAACAGACTGTCAAGAAGCCTACCCTGAAGACAAAACGAGAAGCAAAAGCTGCCAGCAAGGCTTTGCCAGAGCCAGCACCTGATGAGA TCATTGCAGTGCAGGTGAAAGAAGAAACCATTGACCCCTCGGTAGAGTTTGGAACCACAGAGCTTCCTGTTCCCATCAGCAGCATTAAGCAGGAGGTCTCAGACTGA
- the L3MBTL2 gene encoding lethal(3)malignant brain tumor-like protein 2 isoform X1, giving the protein MCFFLRSSGFQMPGVLSEDVDLQETNSVFREQPGYLGSVLCESQGGCGEAESVSTLCHKTSSLERMEEEGNEDEEEEEDELDIFGGYDSFRGYNSSMGSDSSSCLDESSDDEVADREAGELPTSPVPQLSTGRLTEDSGSEPAVCEMCGIVGTREAFFSKTKRFCSVSCSRSYSSNSKKASILARLQGKPPTKKAKVLHKAAWSAKIGAFLHSQGTGQLADGTLTGQDALVLGFDWGKYLQEHGFKAAPVSCFKHVPLFDQWDDVVKGMKVEVLNNDAVLPSRVYWIASVIQTVGYRALLRYEGFENDAGHDFWCNLGTVDIHPIGWCAINSKILVPPQTIHAKYTDWRSYLMKKLVGARTIPVDFHIKMAESMKYPFRQGMRVEVVDKICVSRTRMAVVDTVIGGRLRLLYEDGYSDDDFWCHMWSPLIHPVGWSRRVGHSMKRAEEKRSDMVNHPTFRKIYCDAVPYLFKKVRAVYAEGGWFEEGMKLEAIDPLNLGNICVATVCKVLLDGYLMISIDGTMSDDGSDWFCYHASSHAIFPVNFCQKNSIELTPPKGHDAKTFNWESYLEETKARPVPARLFNTDCPNHGFKAGMKVEAVDLMEPRLICVATVKRVVHRLLSIHFDGWDNEYDQWVDCESPDIYPVGWCELTGYQLQPPVVPEPTTPVKAKEVPKKKRKPYGKKRKKLPAKTCNMKQTVKKPTLKTKREAKAASKALPEPAPDEIIAVQVKEETIDPSVEFGTTELPVPISSIKQEVSD; this is encoded by the exons ATGTGCTTTTTTTTGAGGAGTTCAGGCTTTCAGATGCCAGGAGTGCTGTCTGAAGATGTGGATCTGCAGGAGACCAACTCTGTCTTCAGGGAACAACCTGGGTACCTTGGGTCTGTTTTGTGTGAAAGCCAGGGAGGATGTGGTGAGGCAGAA tcagtGTCTACCTTGTGCCACAAAACTTCATCTTTGGAGCggatggaggaggaaggcaatgaggatgaggaggaggaggaggatgagttGGACATCTTTGGGGGTTATGACAGCTTCCGGGGCTACAACAGCAGCATGGGCAGTGACAGCAGCTCCTGTCTGGATGAATCTAGTGATGATGAGGTGGCAGACCGGGAAGCTGGAGAGCTTCCAACCTCTCCTGTGCCCCAGCTGTCCACAGGCCGGCTCACAGAGGACAGTGGCTCCGAGCCAG CTGTGTGCGAGATGTGTGGGATTGTGGGTACCAGGGAGGCTTTCTTCTCCAAGACCAAACGTTTCTGCAGTGTCTCCTGCTCCAGAAGCTACTCCTCAAACTCCAAGAAGGCCAGCATCCTGGCCAGACTGCAG GGGAAGCCACCAACGAAGAAAGCTAAAGTTCTGCACAAGGCAGCCTGGTCGGCCAAGATCGGGGCCTTCCTCCATTCGCAGGGTACAGGGCAGCTGGCAGATGGGACACTGACAGGCCAAGATG CACTTGTCCTGGGCTTTGACTGGGGAAAGTACCTGCAGGAGCACGGCTTCAAGGCAGCTCCTGTCAGCTGCTTCAAACAC GTGCCACTCTTTGATCAGTGGGATGATGTGGTGAAAGGTATGAAAGTGGAAGTGCTGAACAATGATGCCGTGCTCCCCAGCCGTGTGTACTGGATTGCATCCGTCATCCAGACTGTAG GGTACAGGGCCCTTCTGCGATACGAGGGCTTTGAGAATGATGCTGGCCATGATTTCTGGTGCAATTTGGGCACAGTGGATATTCACCCCATTGGCTGGTGTGCCATCAACAGCAAAATCTTGGTACCACCACAAA CTATCCATGCCAAGTACACTGACTGGAGAAGTTACCTCATGAAAAAACTGGTGGGAGCCAGGACCATCCCTGTGGATTTCCACATCAAG ATGGCGGAGAGCATGAAGTACCCGTTCCGGCAGGGCATGCGCGTGGAGGTCGTGGATAAGATCTGTGTGTCCCGGACGCGCATGGCAGTGGTGGACACTGTGATTGGGGGCAGATTGAGACTCCTCTATGAGGATGGCTACAGCGATGATGACTTCTGGTGCCACATGTGGAGTCCCCTCATCCATCCTGTAGGCTGGTCACGGAGAGTGGGCCACAGCATGAAGAGGGCAG aagaaaaacgAAGTGACATGGTAAACCATCCCACCTTCCGGAAGATTTACTGTGATGCTGTCCCCTATCTGTTTAAGAAG GTACGAGCTGTCTATGCTGAAGGTGGATGGTTTGAGGAAGGCATGAAACTGGAGGCCATTGACCCCCTGAATCTGGGCAACATTTGTGTGGCCACTGTTTGCAAG GTCCTCTTGGACGGGTATCTCATGATCAGCATTGATGGAACCATGTCTGATGATGGCTCTGACTGGTTCTGCTATCATGCCTCCTCGCACGCCATCTTCCCTGTCAACTTCTGTCAGAAGAACAGCATTGAACTGACCCCTCCAAAAG GGCATGATGCAAAGACCTTCAACTGGGAAAGTTACCTGGAAGAGACTAAAGCAAGACCTGTTCCAGCACGGCTCTTCAACACA GACTGCCCAAACCATGGCTTCAAGGCAGGCATGAAGGTGGAAGCAGTGGACCTGATGGAGCCCCGACTCATCTGCGTGGCCACAGTGAAACGTGTAGTCCACCGTCTCCTTAGCATCCATTTTGATGGCTGGGACAATGAGTATGACCAGTGGGTGGACTGTGAGTCTCCAGACATTTATCCTGTGGGGTGGTGCGAGCTGACAGGCTACCAGCTTCAACCACCTGTTGTTCCAG AGCCCACAACTCCAGTGAAGGCCAAGGAGGTGCCCAAGAAGAAGAGGAAACCCTATGGAAAGAAGA gaaaaaagttACCTGCCAAAACCTGCAACATGAAACAGACTGTCAAGAAGCCTACCCTGAAGACAAAACGAGAAGCAAAAGCTGCCAGCAAGGCTTTGCCAGAGCCAGCACCTGATGAGA TCATTGCAGTGCAGGTGAAAGAAGAAACCATTGACCCCTCGGTAGAGTTTGGAACCACAGAGCTTCCTGTTCCCATCAGCAGCATTAAGCAGGAGGTCTCAGACTGA
- the CHADL gene encoding chondroadherin-like protein: protein MLFGDTQELGPSPGLTAVSPQLQVPPAMKLSWGLLLLMVALALGGTAATRCPAPCICDNLRAHVLCLNGNLTAMPGTIPQLTKKLDLRGNSFTVIPVGAFLATPYLTHLDLQRCKVERLEEGAFRGLGRLVYLNLASNGITLLYQESLDGLSSLQQLILEGNRIEEIQPGAFGHLGSLAILDLRGNALVYLPDMVFQGLQALRWLRLSHNALHVLGSEAFATLPALRRLSLDHNELQALPGEALARLDEATRLDLGHNPITYVAEEALAMASLKHLFLDHASLQDMAPNAFAHSPQLRTLDLRENQLQGLPPLAGVRALVRVSLTGNPLLCSCLLRPFHDWLARARVQVEGACAAPPALRGRPLDSLRPQEMRCSHPRPPPSPTTPSQQPRAAGSGQCPQGCTCSPDFHHGSCENRALQKIPQGFPGDTRLLDLRRNTFGTVPPGAFPGLKELVSLHLQSCSIRTLRPGALRGLESLVYLYLTNNCLSTLAATAFKGAPRLAYLDLDRNTFTRLPAGAFQLLPNLISLHLQHNAIEELAEGDLAGAGGLRWLYLSGNAIGRVAPTALAPAKMLEKLHLEGNRLVEVPTAALQGLPSLSELKLSRNPIKHVGEGAFLPVASSLQHLYLDNMGLERISPGAFAGLGPKIRSLYLESNKMSNIPDMSSFTGLEILNLRDVPFHCDCQLLPLRRWIDKLNLRVGATCGSPAEAQGLKVKLSTTFQTCPGWGQGKAGGARPDKTKAASKPSKKKRSGKSPARGFKKSRA, encoded by the exons ATGCTGTTTGGGGACACTCAGGAGCTTGGCCCCTCTCCTGGCCTCACTGCTgtctctccccagctgcaggtgcCCCCCGCCATGAAGCTGTCCTGGGGGCTCCTCCTGCTCATGGTGGCCCTGGCTCTGGGGGGGACGGCTGCCACCCGCTGCCCTGCACCCTGCATTTGTGACAACCTCCGTGCCCATGTCCTCTGCCTCAATGGGAACTTGACGGCCATGCCCGGCACCATCCCACAG CTCACCAAAAAACTGGACCTTCGGGGCAACAGCTTCACAGTCATCCCAGTGGGAGCCTTCCTTGCCACCCCTTACCTCACACACTTGGACCTGCAGCGCTGCAAGgtggagaggctggaggagggagcttTCCGAGGGCTGGGGAGGCTGGTCTACCTCAACCTGGCCTCCAATGGCATAACCCTCCTCTACCAGGAGTCCCTGGACGGgctctcctccctccagcagctcaTCCTGGAGGGGAACCGCATTGAGGAGATCCAGCCGGGTGCTTTCGGCCATCTGGGGTCCCTCGCTATCCTTGACCTGAGGGGAAATGCCTTGGTTTACCTCCCAGACATGGTCTTCCAGGGTCTGCAGGCCCTCAGGTGGCTCCGGCTGTCCCACAATGCTCTCCATGTGCTGGGCAGCGAGGCCTTCGCCACCCTGCCTGCCCTGCGCAGACTGAGCCTAGACCACAATGAGCTGCAGGCACTGCCTGGCGaggccctggccaggctggatgAGGCCACCCGCCTGGACCTGGGCCACAACCCCATCACTTACGTGGCCGAAGAGGCCCTGGCCATGGCCTCCCTGAAGCACCTCTTCCTGGACCACGCCTCCCTCCAGGACATGGCGCCCAACGCCTTTGCGCACAGCCCTCAGCTGCGCACACTGGACCTCCGTGAAAACCAGCTGCAGGGGCTGCCACCCCTGGCCGGCGTCAGGGCACTGGTGAGGGTCAGCCTGACTGGGAaccccctgctctgctcctgccttctgCGCCCCTTCCACGACTGGCTGGCGAGGGCACGGGTGCAGGTGGAGGGGGCCTGTGCCGCACCCCCTGCCCTCCGCGGCCGGCCCCTTGACTCCCTGAGGCCCCAAGAGATGAGATGCAGTCACCCTCggccgccccccagccccaccacaccGTCACAGCAGCCGAGAGCGGCGGGCAGTGGGCAGTGCCCCCAGGGATGCACCTGTTCCCCCGATTTCCATCATGGGTCCTGCGAGAACAGGGCCCTACAGAAAATCCCCCAGGGCTTTCCTGGGGACACCCGCCTCCTCGACCTGCGCCGAAACACGTTTGGGACGGTGCCACCGGGTGCCTTCCCTGGCCTGAAGGAGCTGGTGTCCCTccacctgcagagctgcagcatcaGGACGCTGCGCCCTGGGGCACTGCGGGGGCTGGAGAGTCTGGTGTACCTCTACCTCACCAACAACTGCCTCTCCACCTTGGCTGCCACCGCCTTCAAGGGGGCCCCGCGGCTGGCCTACCTTGACCTGGACCGCAACACCTTCACCCGCCTGCCCGCAGGTGCCTTCCAGCTCCTGCCCAACCTCATCTCCCTCCACCTGCAGCACAACGCCATTGAGGAGCTGGCGGAGGGTgacctggctggggctgggggcctgCGCTGGCTCTATCTCTCTGGGAACGCCATCGGGCGCGTCGCTCCCACAGCCCTAGCTCCTGCCAAGATGCTGGAGAAGCTGCACCTGGAGGGAAACCGCCTGGTAGAGGTGCCCACAGCGGCCCTGCAGGGCCTGCCCTCCCTGAGCGAGCTGAAGCTGTCCCGAAACCCCATCAAGCACGTGGGGGAAGGTGCCTTCCTGCCGGTGGCCTCCAGCCTGCAGCACCTCTACCTGGACAACATGGGCCTGGAGCGG ATTTCCCCCGGTGCCTTTGCTGGCCTCGGTCCCAAGATCAGAAGCCTCTACCTGGAGAGTAACAAAATGAGCAACATCCCTGACATGAGCAGCTTCACAGGGCTGGAGATCCTCAACCTGAGGGATGTGCCTTTCCACTGTGACTGCCAGCTCCTTCCCCTGCGCAG GTGGATCGACAAACTCAACCTCCGTGTAGGGGCTACCTGTGGGTCCCCTGCAGAAGCCCAGGGGCTGAAGGTGAAGCTTTCCACCACTTTCCAAACCTGCCCTGGCTGGGGCCAAGGCAAGGCTGGGGGAGCCCGTCCTGACAAGACCAAGGCCGCAAGCAAGCCCAGCAAGAAAAAGAGATCAGGAAAATCACCAGCCAGAGGCTTCAAGAAGAGCAGAGCTTAG